The Neomonachus schauinslandi chromosome 4, ASM220157v2, whole genome shotgun sequence genome includes a region encoding these proteins:
- the HYI gene encoding putative hydroxypyruvate isomerase, which yields MAPLRFSANVSWLFPELPGLPARLRAAGSSGFEAAEVAWPYAEQPEALARAAREAGLRLVLINTPPGDREKGEMGLGAVPGRQAAFREGLERAVLYAKALGCPRIHLMAGRVPQGADRAAVRSEMETVFLENLRHAAGVLAQESLVGLLEPINTRITDPRYFLDTPQQAAAILQKVGRPNLQLQMDLFHWQIMDGNLTGNIREFLPLIGHVQAAQVPDRGEPDSPGELNFPYLFQLLEDEGYRGFVGCEYRPQGDTAEGLSWLRSYWDRRGRPQAGR from the exons ATGGCTCCGCTCCGTTTCTCGGCCAACGTGTCGTGGCTGTTCCCCGAGCTCCCCGGGCTCCCCGCGCGGCTCCGGGCGGCCGGCAGCTCGGGCTTCGAGGCCGCGGAGGTGGCCTGGCCGTACGCGGAGCAGCCCGAGGCACTGGCGCGCGCGGCGCGGGAAGCAGGGCTGCGGCTGGTGCTGATCAACACGCCCCCTG GAGACCgagagaaaggggaaatgggGCTGGGGGCCGTTCCCGGGAGGCAAGCGGCCTTCCGAGAGGGGCTGGAGCGGGCAGTGCTGTACGCCAAGGCTCTGGGCTGTCCCAG GATTCACCTGATGGCTGGCCGGGTACCCCAGGGGGCTGACCGAGCAGCAGTCAGGAGTGAAATGGAGACGGTTTTTCTGGAGAACCTGAGGCACGCAGCTGGGGTTTTGGCCCAG GAGAGCCTCGTGGGACTGCTGGAGCCCATCAATACCCGCATCACTGACCCCCGGTACTTCCTGGACACCCCCCAGCAGG CGGCAGCCATCTTACAGAAGGTTGGAAGACCCAACCTCCAGTTACAGATG GACCTATTCCACTGGCAGATCATGGATGGGAACCTGACAGGAAACATACGGGAGTTCCTGCCCCTCATTG GGCACGTGCAGGCGGCACAGGTCCCGGACCGGGGGGAGCCTGACAGCCCCGGAGAGCTGAACTTCCCCTATCTATTCCAACTGCTGGAGGATGAAGGCTACAGGGGCTTTGTGGGCTGCGAGTACCGGCCTCAAG gagACACAGCAGAGGGCTTGAGTTGGCTTCGTTCATACTGGGATAGGCGGGGCCGCCCACAGGCTGGCCGGTGA